One Trichormus variabilis 0441 genomic window, CGGTTCAAAGCTATATCAACACAGCTTGGGCATATATTCGGGGTTTAGAAAAACGCCTAGCCGAGGGTAAGGACATCAGCCAAATTGCTTCTGTTGCTAGCTTCTTCCTCAGTCGCATTGATAGCAACATTGACGGAAAAATTGATGCCAAACTAGCCCGTGGCATTGATGATATTAGTTTAGAAGCAAAACTGGTGGCTGTAAAAGGTAAAGTAGCGATCGCCAATGCCAAAATTGCTTATCAAGAATACAAAAAAATTATTGAGAGCGATAGATGGCAAGCCCTAGCAGCCAAAGGGGCAAAAGTGCAAAGATTATTATGGGCTAGCACCAGCACCAAAGACCCCAACTACAGCGATGTCATGTATGTCGATGAGTTAATTGGCCCCGATACCGTCAACACCTTACCACCAGCAACAATTACCGCTTGTGCCGACCATTGTGAAGTCGCTAGCCGTGTAGAAACAGGAGTTGCAGAAGCCTACCAATTGATCGAAAGCCTCAAAGACCCAGACATCAACATCGATATTAATGCCGTGATGGACGAATTGTTAATCGAAGGCATTAACAAATTTGTCCAACCCTTCCAGTCCCTTATGAACTCTTTAGAGGGCAAAGTCAAGCTATTGTCACCAGTATAGGGACTGGGGATTAAGAAGAGGCAGGGGGGCAGGGAGTAGGGAGCAGGGGAGAAAACATTTACCTGATCCCAATCCCCAATCCCCAGTACCCAGTCCCCAGTACCCCACGTCCCAAACCTCCATCTAAAATCCCAAAACTGTTATGGTTAGTCTCCTGGAAAATCCCTTGCGCGTTGGTCTGCAACAACAAGGGATGCCCGAACCCCAAATTATAGTCATCTTTGGCGCTTCTGGTGATCTTACCTGGCGCAAACTCGTCCCCGCACTTTACAAATTGCGCCGGGAACGACGCATTCCCCCAGAAACTACCATTGTTGGTGTAGCCCGTCGGGAATGGAGCCACGAATACTTCCGCGAACAAATGCAAAAAGGCATGGAAGAGGCTCATAGCAGTGTCGAACTTGGAGAACTATGGCAAGATTTCTCTCAAGGTCTGTTCTACTGCCCTGGAGATATAGATAACCCGGAAAGTTATCAAAAACTCAAGAATTTGTTAAGCGAATTAGACGAGAAACGAGGTACACGGGGAAACCGGATGTTTTACCTCTCCGTCGCCCCTAACTTCTTCCCTGAAGCCATCAGGCAACTAGGGGGAGCAGGAATGCTAGACGACCCCTACAAACATCGTCTAGTAATTGAAA contains:
- the tal gene encoding transaldolase, which encodes MATNHLLEIKNYGQSIWMDNLNRDIIQSGELKNLVENQGICGITSNPAIFEKAIADNVIYDADIEAGVRVGLPTYKIYESLIFADIRNACDILRPVYEASNKLDGYVSIEVPPTIAHDTQATINEARRYYQEIGRENVMIKIPGTEAGLPAVEQVIAEGINVNVTLLFSVQSYINTAWAYIRGLEKRLAEGKDISQIASVASFFLSRIDSNIDGKIDAKLARGIDDISLEAKLVAVKGKVAIANAKIAYQEYKKIIESDRWQALAAKGAKVQRLLWASTSTKDPNYSDVMYVDELIGPDTVNTLPPATITACADHCEVASRVETGVAEAYQLIESLKDPDINIDINAVMDELLIEGINKFVQPFQSLMNSLEGKVKLLSPV